A section of the Hypomesus transpacificus isolate Combined female chromosome 1, fHypTra1, whole genome shotgun sequence genome encodes:
- the thoc3 gene encoding THO complex subunit 3 has product MASHYYQEMQETFRNNNKSREFAAHSAKVHSVAWSCDGRRLASGSFDKTASVFVLEKDRLVKENNYRGHGDSVDQLCWHPTNPDVFVTASGDKTIRIWDVRTTKCIATVNTKGENINICWSPDGQTIAVGNKDDVVTFIDAKTHRSRAEEQFKFEVNEISWNNDNDMFFLTNGNGCINVLSYPELKPIQSINAHPSNCICIKFDPTGKYFATGSADALVSLWNVEELVCVRCFSRLDWPVRTLSFSHDGKMLASASEDHFIDIAEVETGEKLWEVQCESPTFTVAWHPKRPLLAYACDDKEGKYDSNREAGTVKLFGLPNDS; this is encoded by the exons ATGGCGTCGCATTACTATCAAGAGATGCAAGAAACTTTCAGAAATAACAATAAAAGTCGTGAATTTGCTGCGCATAGCGCGAAAGTTCATTCTGTAGCATGGAGCTGCGACGGAAGACGGCTGGCCTCCGGGTCTTTTGACAAAACTGCAAGCGTATTTGTCTTGGAAAAAGACCGACTG GTAAAAGAGAACAACTACAGAGGTCATGGAGATAGTGTTGACCAGCTGTGTTGGCATCCAACCAACCCAGACGTCTTTGTCACTGCATCAGGAGACAAGACCATCCGAATATGGGACGTCAGAACAACAAAGTGCATAGCCACTGTCAATACTAAAG GGGAAAATATCAATATCTGCTGGAGTCCAGATGGTCAGACGATAGCTGTAGGGAACAAGGATGATGTGGTCACCTTCATTGACGCCAAGACTCATCGGTCACGTGCTGAGGAACAGTTTAAGTTTGAGGTCAACGAGATTTCCTGGAACAATGACAACGACATGTTCTTTCTGACCAATGGAAATGGATGCATCAACGTCCTCAG TTATCCTGAGTTGAAGCCTATCCAGTCCATCAATGCCCACCCTTCCAACTGCATATGCATCAAGTTTGACCCCACGGGGAAGTACTTTGCAACAGGAAGTGCAGACGCTCTGGTCAGTCTGTGGAATGTGGAGGAGCTGGTCTGTGTTCGCTGTTTCTCCAG GTTGGACTGGCCAGTAAGGACTTTGAGTTTTAGTCATGATGGGAAGATGTTGGCATCAGCTTCAGAGGATCACTTCATTGACATAGCAGAGGTTGAGACAG GTGAAAAGCTGTGGGAAGTTCAGTGTGAATCACCGACGTTCACTGTAGCATGGCATCCCAAGAGGCCATTGTTGGCATACGCTTGTGACGACAAGGAAGGAAAGTACGACAGCAACCGAGAGGCAGGAACTGTCAAACTGTTTGGACTGCCCAATGATTCCTAA
- the klhl3 gene encoding kelch-like protein 3 isoform X2 encodes MDCVTMGRETDGSKNWDSEEDAMDAGMHTFNHTHMRKAFQLMNDLRSKKMLCDVLLVAGNIQVEAHKVVLAACSPYFCAMFTGAMSESTAQQVEIRDVDGHTLRMLVDYIYTAEIQVTEDNVQVLLPAASLLQLMDVRQVCCEFLQSQLHPTNCLGIRAFADLHTCSQLLDQSHAYAEQHFCEVMLGEEFLGLTLQQVCSLISSDKLAVSTEEKVFEAMIAWIKHNKEARLEHMPKLMEHVRLPLLTRDYLVQIVEEEALIKNNNTCKDFLIEAMKYHLLPADQRHLIKTDRTRPRTPISLPKVMIVVGGQAPKAIRSVECYDFQEDRWYQVADLPSRRCRAGVVFMAGLVYAVGGFNGSLRVRTVDAYDGVRDQWTTVPSMQERRSTLGAAVLGDLLYAIGGFDGSTGLSSVEAFSYKTNEWMFVAPMNTRRSSVGVGVVDGKLYAVGGYDGASRQCLSTVERYDPGSNQWSFVADMSTRRSGAGVGVLSGQLYAAGGHDGPLVRKSVEVYDPSANAWRQACDMNMCRRNAGVSAINGLLYVIGGDDGSCNLSSVEFYNPATDKWSLIPTNMSNGRSYAGVSVIDKPL; translated from the exons ATGGACTGTGTGACGATGGG TCGAGAGACTGACGGGTCCAAGAACTGGGACTCAGAGGAAGATGCCATGGATGCGGGGATGCACACCTTCAACCACACCCACATGAGGAAAGCGTTTCAGCTGATGAATGACTTGAGAAG TAAAAAGATGCTATGCGACGTGCTCCTCGTAGCAGGAAACATACAGGTGGAGGCCCATAAGGTTGTCCTGGCTGCATGCAGCCCCTACTTCTGTGCCATGTTTACAG gggccaTGAGTGAGAGCACGGCCCAGCAGGTGGAGATCAGGGATGTGGACGGCCACACCCTGAGGATGTTGGTGGATTACATCTACACCGCCGAGATCCAGGTGACCGAGGACAACGTACAG GTGCTGTTACCTGCCGCCAGCCTGCTCCAGCTCATGGACGTCAGACAGGTGTGCTGTGAGTTCCTGCAGAGCCAGCTCCACCCCACCAACTGCTTGGGCATCCGAGCCTTCGCTGACCTGCACACCTGCAGCCAGCTGCTCGACCAGTCCCACGCATACGCTG AGCAGCATTTTTGTGAGGTGATGCTGGGTGAGGAGTTCCTGGGCCTGACCCTGCAGCAGGTGTGCAGCCTGATATCCAGTGACAAGCTTGCGGTGTCCACCGAAGAAAAG gtgtTCGAGGCCATGATTGCCTGGATCAAGCACAACAAGGAAGCCCGGCTGGAGCACATGCCCAAGCTGATGGAGCACGTTCGTCTGCCCCTCCTCACCAGAGATTACCTGGTGCAG ATTGTGGAAGAAGAGGCTCTGATCAAGAACAACAACACGTGTAAGGACTTCCTGATCGAAGCCATGAAGTACCACCTCCTCCCCGCAGACCAGAGACACCTCATCAAGACTGACCGCACGAGGCCACGCACGCCCATCAGCCTgcccaag GTGATGATAGTGGTGGGAGGCCAGGCCCCCAAGGCCATCCGGAGTGTGGAGTGTTATGACTTCCAGGAGGACCGCTGGTATCAGGTGGCAGACCTGCCGTCCAGACGCTGTCGAGCTG gcGTGGTTTTCATGGCGGGCCTTGTTTACGCAGTGGGCGGGTTCAACGGCTCACTGCGCGTCCGGACGGTAGACGCGTACGACGGCGTTCGGGACCAGTGGACTACAGTTCCCAGCATGCAAGAGCGGCGCAGCACCCTGGGGGCGGCTGTGCTGGGCGATCTGCTGTACGCCATTGGGGGTTTTGATGGCAGCACTG GTCTGTCTTCAGTGGAGGCGTTCAGTTACAAGACCAACGAGTGGATGTTTGTCGCTCCCATGAACACCAGGAGAAGCAGTGTGGGAGTGGGGGTGGTGGACG GGAAGCTGTACGCCGTGGGCGGCTACGACGGCGCGTCGCGTCAGTGCCTGAGCACGGTGGAGCGCTACGACCCCGGCAGCAACCAGTGGAGCTTCGTGGCCGACATGAGCACCCGGCGCAGCGGAGCAG GTGTGGGCGTGCTCAGCGGGCAGCTGTACGCGGCCGGGGGCCACGACGGGCCGCTGGTGAGGAAGAGCGTGGAGGTGTACGACCCCTCGGCCAACGCCTGGAGGCAAGCCTGCGACATGAACATGTGTCGCCGAAACGCAG GGGTGAGCGCCATTAACGGGCTTCTGTACGTGATCGGCGGGGACGACGGCTCCTGCAACCTGTCCTCGGTGGAGTTCTACAACCCTGCCACGGACAAGTGGAGCCTGATCCCCACCAACATGAGCAACGGCCGCAGCTACGCAG GCGTATCAGTGATAGACAAGCCTTTATGA
- the klhl3 gene encoding kelch-like protein 3 isoform X3, with protein MDCVTMGLSLISRETDGSKNWDSEEDAMDAGMHTFNHTHMRKAFQLMNDLRSKKMLCDVLLVAGNIQVEAHKVVLAACSPYFCAMFTGAMSESTAQQVEIRDVDGHTLRMLVDYIYTAEIQVTEDNVQVLLPAASLLQLMDVRQVCCEFLQSQLHPTNCLGIRAFADLHTCSQLLDQSHAYAEQHFCEVMLGEEFLGLTLQQVCSLISSDKLAVSTEEKVFEAMIAWIKHNKEARLEHMPKLMEHVRLPLLTRDYLVQIVEEEALIKNNNTCKDFLIEAMKYHLLPADQRHLIKTDRTRPRTPISLPKVMIVVGGQAPKAIRSVECYDFQEDRWYQVADLPSRRCRAVGGFNGSLRVRTVDAYDGVRDQWTTVPSMQERRSTLGAAVLGDLLYAIGGFDGSTGLSSVEAFSYKTNEWMFVAPMNTRRSSVGVGVVDGKLYAVGGYDGASRQCLSTVERYDPGSNQWSFVADMSTRRSGAGVGVLSGQLYAAGGHDGPLVRKSVEVYDPSANAWRQACDMNMCRRNAGVSAINGLLYVIGGDDGSCNLSSVEFYNPATDKWSLIPTNMSNGRSYAGVSVIDKPL; from the exons ATGGACTGTGTGACGATGGG TTTATCCCTAATCAGTCGAGAGACTGACGGGTCCAAGAACTGGGACTCAGAGGAAGATGCCATGGATGCGGGGATGCACACCTTCAACCACACCCACATGAGGAAAGCGTTTCAGCTGATGAATGACTTGAGAAG TAAAAAGATGCTATGCGACGTGCTCCTCGTAGCAGGAAACATACAGGTGGAGGCCCATAAGGTTGTCCTGGCTGCATGCAGCCCCTACTTCTGTGCCATGTTTACAG gggccaTGAGTGAGAGCACGGCCCAGCAGGTGGAGATCAGGGATGTGGACGGCCACACCCTGAGGATGTTGGTGGATTACATCTACACCGCCGAGATCCAGGTGACCGAGGACAACGTACAG GTGCTGTTACCTGCCGCCAGCCTGCTCCAGCTCATGGACGTCAGACAGGTGTGCTGTGAGTTCCTGCAGAGCCAGCTCCACCCCACCAACTGCTTGGGCATCCGAGCCTTCGCTGACCTGCACACCTGCAGCCAGCTGCTCGACCAGTCCCACGCATACGCTG AGCAGCATTTTTGTGAGGTGATGCTGGGTGAGGAGTTCCTGGGCCTGACCCTGCAGCAGGTGTGCAGCCTGATATCCAGTGACAAGCTTGCGGTGTCCACCGAAGAAAAG gtgtTCGAGGCCATGATTGCCTGGATCAAGCACAACAAGGAAGCCCGGCTGGAGCACATGCCCAAGCTGATGGAGCACGTTCGTCTGCCCCTCCTCACCAGAGATTACCTGGTGCAG ATTGTGGAAGAAGAGGCTCTGATCAAGAACAACAACACGTGTAAGGACTTCCTGATCGAAGCCATGAAGTACCACCTCCTCCCCGCAGACCAGAGACACCTCATCAAGACTGACCGCACGAGGCCACGCACGCCCATCAGCCTgcccaag GTGATGATAGTGGTGGGAGGCCAGGCCCCCAAGGCCATCCGGAGTGTGGAGTGTTATGACTTCCAGGAGGACCGCTGGTATCAGGTGGCAGACCTGCCGTCCAGACGCTGTCGAGCTG TGGGCGGGTTCAACGGCTCACTGCGCGTCCGGACGGTAGACGCGTACGACGGCGTTCGGGACCAGTGGACTACAGTTCCCAGCATGCAAGAGCGGCGCAGCACCCTGGGGGCGGCTGTGCTGGGCGATCTGCTGTACGCCATTGGGGGTTTTGATGGCAGCACTG GTCTGTCTTCAGTGGAGGCGTTCAGTTACAAGACCAACGAGTGGATGTTTGTCGCTCCCATGAACACCAGGAGAAGCAGTGTGGGAGTGGGGGTGGTGGACG GGAAGCTGTACGCCGTGGGCGGCTACGACGGCGCGTCGCGTCAGTGCCTGAGCACGGTGGAGCGCTACGACCCCGGCAGCAACCAGTGGAGCTTCGTGGCCGACATGAGCACCCGGCGCAGCGGAGCAG GTGTGGGCGTGCTCAGCGGGCAGCTGTACGCGGCCGGGGGCCACGACGGGCCGCTGGTGAGGAAGAGCGTGGAGGTGTACGACCCCTCGGCCAACGCCTGGAGGCAAGCCTGCGACATGAACATGTGTCGCCGAAACGCAG GGGTGAGCGCCATTAACGGGCTTCTGTACGTGATCGGCGGGGACGACGGCTCCTGCAACCTGTCCTCGGTGGAGTTCTACAACCCTGCCACGGACAAGTGGAGCCTGATCCCCACCAACATGAGCAACGGCCGCAGCTACGCAG GCGTATCAGTGATAGACAAGCCTTTATGA
- the slc25a48 gene encoding solute carrier family 25 member 48 has protein sequence MEKRRELAAASTMNFFCLEDFIAGWIGGASSVIVGHPLDTVKTRLQAGKGYKNTLHCVLTIYRKETVSGFFKGLSFPLASITVYNSVVFGLFSNTQRLISKFRHGDIRHPCGMLDLLLASMLTGLVSVSLGAPVDLVKIRLQMQTRPVLAENLNLAGNTSSNIPLKSVEISGQHGYRGPLHCISSILQSEGLQGLYRGAGAMVLRDVPGYTLYFIPYTLFCDLLNPDGKSSPCFSSIWLAGGLAGSISWVTATPADVVKSRLQADSLHPRKYRGILHCIVHSYKTEGLQVFFRGATVNAIRGFPMSATMFLGYELSLKFFRSL, from the exons ATGGAAAAACGGAGAGAGTTGGCCGCAGCATCGACGATGAACTTTTTTTGCTTAGAAGATTTCATTGCCGGATGGATTGGCG GGGCTTCCAGTGTTATCGTTGGCCACCCACTAGACACAGTAAAG ACTCGGTTGCAGGCTGGAAAAGGATACAAAAACACCCTCCATTGTGTTCTCACCATCTACAGAAAAGAAACA GTGTCTGGCTTCTTTAAGGGACTCTCCTTCCCCTTGGCCAGCATCACAGTCTATAATTCTGTGGTGTTTGGCTTATTCAGCAACACACAGAGACTTATAAGCAAGTTTCGCCATGGCGATATCAGACATCCGTGTGGCATGCTGGACCTGCTACTAGCTAGCATGCTAACTGGGCTGGTGTCAGTGAGCCTGGGAGCACCGGTGGACTTGGTGAAGATCAGGCTGCAGATGCAGACACGACCTGTTCTAGCAG AGAACCTGAACCTTGCTGGTAACACGAGTAGTAATATACCTCTGAAATCTGTGGAGATTTCCGGTCAGCATGGCTACAGGGGTCCTCTGCACTGCATCAGCAGCATCCTCCAGTCGGAGGGGCTGCAGGGCCTCTACCGAGGGGCCGGGGCCATGGTCTTGAGGGACGTCCCCGGCTACACTCTCTACTTCATCCCCTACACGTTGTTCTGTGATCTTCTGAATCCTGATGGCAAGTCCTCCCCTTGCTTTAGCTCCATATGGCTGGCTGGTGGACTAGCAG gctccATCTCCTGGGTAACAGCCACCCCAGCAGATGTGGTGAAGAGCAGACTTCAGGCGGATTCCCTCCATCCGAGAAAGTACAGGGGTATCCTCCACTGTATAGTACATAGCTACAAGACAGAGGGTTTACAG GTCTTCTTTCGTGGTGCCACAGTGAATGCAATCCGTGGCTTTCCCATGAGTGCCACCATGTTTTTAGGTTATGAACTTTCTCTCAAGTTCTTCAGGAGTCTTTAG
- the klhl3 gene encoding kelch-like protein 3 isoform X1, translating into MDCVTMGLSLISRETDGSKNWDSEEDAMDAGMHTFNHTHMRKAFQLMNDLRSKKMLCDVLLVAGNIQVEAHKVVLAACSPYFCAMFTGAMSESTAQQVEIRDVDGHTLRMLVDYIYTAEIQVTEDNVQVLLPAASLLQLMDVRQVCCEFLQSQLHPTNCLGIRAFADLHTCSQLLDQSHAYAEQHFCEVMLGEEFLGLTLQQVCSLISSDKLAVSTEEKVFEAMIAWIKHNKEARLEHMPKLMEHVRLPLLTRDYLVQIVEEEALIKNNNTCKDFLIEAMKYHLLPADQRHLIKTDRTRPRTPISLPKVMIVVGGQAPKAIRSVECYDFQEDRWYQVADLPSRRCRAGVVFMAGLVYAVGGFNGSLRVRTVDAYDGVRDQWTTVPSMQERRSTLGAAVLGDLLYAIGGFDGSTGLSSVEAFSYKTNEWMFVAPMNTRRSSVGVGVVDGKLYAVGGYDGASRQCLSTVERYDPGSNQWSFVADMSTRRSGAGVGVLSGQLYAAGGHDGPLVRKSVEVYDPSANAWRQACDMNMCRRNAGVSAINGLLYVIGGDDGSCNLSSVEFYNPATDKWSLIPTNMSNGRSYAGVSVIDKPL; encoded by the exons ATGGACTGTGTGACGATGGG TTTATCCCTAATCAGTCGAGAGACTGACGGGTCCAAGAACTGGGACTCAGAGGAAGATGCCATGGATGCGGGGATGCACACCTTCAACCACACCCACATGAGGAAAGCGTTTCAGCTGATGAATGACTTGAGAAG TAAAAAGATGCTATGCGACGTGCTCCTCGTAGCAGGAAACATACAGGTGGAGGCCCATAAGGTTGTCCTGGCTGCATGCAGCCCCTACTTCTGTGCCATGTTTACAG gggccaTGAGTGAGAGCACGGCCCAGCAGGTGGAGATCAGGGATGTGGACGGCCACACCCTGAGGATGTTGGTGGATTACATCTACACCGCCGAGATCCAGGTGACCGAGGACAACGTACAG GTGCTGTTACCTGCCGCCAGCCTGCTCCAGCTCATGGACGTCAGACAGGTGTGCTGTGAGTTCCTGCAGAGCCAGCTCCACCCCACCAACTGCTTGGGCATCCGAGCCTTCGCTGACCTGCACACCTGCAGCCAGCTGCTCGACCAGTCCCACGCATACGCTG AGCAGCATTTTTGTGAGGTGATGCTGGGTGAGGAGTTCCTGGGCCTGACCCTGCAGCAGGTGTGCAGCCTGATATCCAGTGACAAGCTTGCGGTGTCCACCGAAGAAAAG gtgtTCGAGGCCATGATTGCCTGGATCAAGCACAACAAGGAAGCCCGGCTGGAGCACATGCCCAAGCTGATGGAGCACGTTCGTCTGCCCCTCCTCACCAGAGATTACCTGGTGCAG ATTGTGGAAGAAGAGGCTCTGATCAAGAACAACAACACGTGTAAGGACTTCCTGATCGAAGCCATGAAGTACCACCTCCTCCCCGCAGACCAGAGACACCTCATCAAGACTGACCGCACGAGGCCACGCACGCCCATCAGCCTgcccaag GTGATGATAGTGGTGGGAGGCCAGGCCCCCAAGGCCATCCGGAGTGTGGAGTGTTATGACTTCCAGGAGGACCGCTGGTATCAGGTGGCAGACCTGCCGTCCAGACGCTGTCGAGCTG gcGTGGTTTTCATGGCGGGCCTTGTTTACGCAGTGGGCGGGTTCAACGGCTCACTGCGCGTCCGGACGGTAGACGCGTACGACGGCGTTCGGGACCAGTGGACTACAGTTCCCAGCATGCAAGAGCGGCGCAGCACCCTGGGGGCGGCTGTGCTGGGCGATCTGCTGTACGCCATTGGGGGTTTTGATGGCAGCACTG GTCTGTCTTCAGTGGAGGCGTTCAGTTACAAGACCAACGAGTGGATGTTTGTCGCTCCCATGAACACCAGGAGAAGCAGTGTGGGAGTGGGGGTGGTGGACG GGAAGCTGTACGCCGTGGGCGGCTACGACGGCGCGTCGCGTCAGTGCCTGAGCACGGTGGAGCGCTACGACCCCGGCAGCAACCAGTGGAGCTTCGTGGCCGACATGAGCACCCGGCGCAGCGGAGCAG GTGTGGGCGTGCTCAGCGGGCAGCTGTACGCGGCCGGGGGCCACGACGGGCCGCTGGTGAGGAAGAGCGTGGAGGTGTACGACCCCTCGGCCAACGCCTGGAGGCAAGCCTGCGACATGAACATGTGTCGCCGAAACGCAG GGGTGAGCGCCATTAACGGGCTTCTGTACGTGATCGGCGGGGACGACGGCTCCTGCAACCTGTCCTCGGTGGAGTTCTACAACCCTGCCACGGACAAGTGGAGCCTGATCCCCACCAACATGAGCAACGGCCGCAGCTACGCAG GCGTATCAGTGATAGACAAGCCTTTATGA